The following coding sequences are from one Cercospora beticola chromosome 4, complete sequence window:
- a CDS encoding uncharacterized protein (CAZy:GH31): MLFKQENKLVFRHDDHTLWIESWGPNAFRIRAIKLRSMPTEEWALSEKISDSNNVQINITEAQSGEITNGNIRAEVSRRGKLIIYDSNGKKLLEEYARNRMDLTDPKCSALEIQARELKGIPGGDFQASMRLESLDPEEKIYGMGQYQQPYLNLKGTDIELAQRNSQATVPFMVSSLGYGLLWNNPAIGRAVLGRNVMSFEAYSTKAIDYWIVAGETPAEIIEAYANVTGKVPMMPEYGLGFWQCKLRYKTQEELLEVARGYKKRNVPLDLIVIDFFHWKKQGEWSFDPQYWPDPAAMVKELKEMKVELMVSIWPSVDPLGENWNEMVERGLLIRHDRGPRVALICDGYTTHFDATNPEARAYVWSKVKKHYYDIGIKVFWLDEAEPEFSVYDFDVFRYHAGSNMQIGNTYAKEYARGFYEGMEAEGQKNIVNLLRCAWAGSQKYGALVWSGDIASSWGSYRNQLSAGLNMGMAGIPWWTTDIGGFHGGSPDDPEFRELFVRWFQWGAFCPVMRLHGDREPKPEGQPTEPGAPNEIWSYGEEVEEICKTYIAIREELRDYTRDLMKQAHEKGTPIIRALFFEFPQDARSWTVETQYMYGGKYLVAPVLKAKQTKITVYLPSGASWTSWDGKSSYLGGNEVEVDCPIDTMPVFVRQE; the protein is encoded by the coding sequence ATGCTCTTCAAACAAGAAAACAAGCTCGTCTTCAGACACGACGATCACACCCTCTGGATCGAATCATGGGGTCCAAACGCCTTCCGAATCCGAGCAATAAAGCTCCGATCAATGCCAACAGAAGAATGGGCCTTGAGCGAAAAGATCTCAGACTCGAACAACGTCCAAATCAACATCACAGAAGCCCAAAGTGGTGAAATCACAAACGGCAACATCCGAGCCGAAGTCTCTCGACGAGGCAAACTTATCATCTACGATAGCAACGGCAAGAAACTCCTCGAAGAATACGCTCGAAACCGAATGGATTTGACAGATCCCAAATGCTCAGCATTAGAGATCCAAGCAAGAGAATTAAAAGGTATTCCAGGCGGAGATTTTCAAGCTTCGATGAGATTGGAGTCGTTGGATCCAGAAGAGAAGATTTATGGGATGGGACAGTATCAACAACCATATTTGAATCTAAAGGGTACGGATATTGAGCTTGCTCAGAGGAATTCTCAGGCTACGGTGCCGTTTATGGTTTCTTCTTTGGGGTATGGGTTGTTGTGGAATAATCCGGCTATTGGAAGAGCTGTGTTGGGGAGGAATGTTATGAGTTTTGAGGCATACTCGACGAAGGCGATTGATTATTGGATTGTTGCGGGGGAGACTCCGGCAGAGATTATCGAAGCCTACGCGAACGTGACCGGGAAGGTTCCGATGATGCCAGAGTATGGGCTCGGCTTTTGGCAATGCAAGTTGCGATACAAGACGCAGGAAGAACTGCTCGAGGTTGCAAGAGGCTACAAGAAACGGAATGTACCTCTGGACCTGATCGTCAttgacttcttccactgGAAGAAACAAGGAGAATGGAGTTTTGATCCACAGTATTGGCCAGATCCTGCGGCAATGGTCAAAGAGCTGAAAGAGATGAAGGTTGAGCTCATGGTTTCGATTTGGCCTTCGGTAGATCCACTTGGAGAGAACTGGAATGAGATGGTGGAGCGCGGACTGCTCATACGACATGATCGTGGTCCTCGTGTGGCATTGATCTGCGATGGCTACACGACCCATTTCGATGCCACGAACCCAGAAGCGAGAGCTTATGTCTGGagcaaggtgaagaagcaCTACTATGATATTGGCATCAAGGTTTTCTGGCTCGACGAAGCGGAGCCTGAATTTTCGGTTTACGACTTCGATGTCTTCCGTTACCATGCTGGCAGCAACATGCAGATTGGCAACACCTATGCCAAAGAGTATGCAAGAGGCTTCTACGAGGGCATGGAGGCTGAAGGGCAGAAGAACATCGTGAACTTGCTCCGATGTGCTTGGGCGGGAAGCCAAAAGTATGGTGCACTCGTCTGGAGTGGCGACATCGCTTCCTCTTGGGGCTCCTACCGCAACCAGCTTTCTGCTGGCTTGAACATGGGAATGGCCGGTATACCTTGGTGGACGACCGACATTGGTGGCTTCCACGGCGGTAGTCCCGACGATCCGGAGTTCCGCGAATTATTTGTTCGCTGGTTCCAATGGGGCGCTTTCTGCCCTGTCATGCGATTGCATGGAGATCGTGAGCCTAAACCTGAGGGTCAGCCCACGGAGCCTGGTGCACCGAACGAGATCTGGTCTTatggcgaggaggtcgaaGAGATCTGCAAAACGTACATTGCGATTCGTGAGGAGCTCCGAGATTACACGCGAGATCTTATGAAGCAAGCTCACGAGAAGGGCACGCCCATCATACGAGCCTTGTTTTTCGAATTCCCTCAAGATGCCAGGTCCTGGACTGTGGAGACGCAATACATGTATGGTGGCAAGTATCTTGTTGCGCCGGTGTTGAAGGCCAAGCAAACGAAGATTACTGTCTACCTCCCCAGTGGTGCTAGCTGGACTTCCTGGGACGGCAAGAGTTCATATCTTGGCGGAaatgaggtggaggtggactgTCCTATCGACACAATGCCTGTCTTTGTTCGCCAGgagtag
- the KRR1 gene encoding ribosomal RNA assembly protein krr1 (BUSCO:EOG09263CG4), translating into MPSTHNADKPWDTDDIDKWKEDPFTPDQNAGGTFSEESTFSTLFPKYRELYLKTNWPRITKSLEKHGIACSLDLIEGSMTVKTTRKTFDPAAILNARDLIKLLARSVPVDQALKILEDGMACDVIKIRGMVRNKDRFVKRRQRILGPNGSTLKALMLLTQTYILVQGNTVSIMGGYKSLKEVRRVVEDCMQNIHPIYHIKELMIKRELAKDPELKNENWERFLPHFKKRNLSKRRVPFNVTDKSKKVYTPFPPPQEKSKVDLQIESGEYFLNNAAKERAKKEKREEVMKEKMEEKKRKREEAFEAPKEDADVKKKKKKKEKDGEKKSSKKRKASEDVEMEE; encoded by the coding sequence ATGCCTTCCACACACAACGCCGACAAACCGTGGGACACGGACGACATCGACAAATGGAAAGAAGACCCCTTTACCCCCGACCAGAACGCCGGCGGCACCTTCAGCGAAGAATCGACATTTTCCACCCTCTTCCCCAAATATCGCGAACTCTACCTAAAAACCAACTGGCCGCGGATCACAAAATCGCTCGAGAAGCACGGGATAGCATGTTCGCTCGATTTAATCGAAGGCAGCATGACTGTCAAAACCACGCGAAAAACTTTCGACCCCGCCGCGATTCTCAACGCCCGCGATTTGATCAAACTGCTCGCGCGTAGTGTGCCTGTCGACCAAGCGCTGAAGATCCTAGAAGATGGAATGGCATGCGATGTTATAAAGATTCGAGGCATGGTGAGGAATAAGGATCGCTTCGTGAAGAGACGACAACGAATTTTGGGTCCCAACGGAAGCACATTAAAAGCTCTCATGCTTCTTACGCAAACCTACATCCTCGTACAAGGCAACACAGTATCCATCATGGGAGGCTACAAGAGCTTGAAAGAAGTCCGCAGAGTCGTGGAAGATTGCATGCAAAATATTCATCCAATCTATCACATCAAAGAGCTCATGATCAAGCGCGAATTGGCCAAAGATCCCGAACTCAAGAATGAAAACTGGGAGAGATTTCTGCCGCATTTCAAGAAGAGGAATTTGAGTAAGAGACGAGTACCCTTCAACGTCACGGACAAATCGAAGAAGGTTTACACACCTTTCCCGCCACCAcaagagaagagcaaggtgGATTTGCAGATCGAAAGTGGAGAGTACTTTTTGAATAATGCGGCGAAGGAGcgggcgaagaaggagaaaaggGAGGAGGtcatgaaggagaagatggaagagaagaagcgaaagCGAGAAGAGGCGTTTGAGGCGCCGAAGGAGGATGCggatgtgaagaagaagaagaaaaagaaggagaaggatggggagaagaagagtagtAAGAAGCGGAAGGCTTCGGAGGATGTAGAAATGGAGGAGTGA